The Malassezia japonica chromosome 9, complete sequence genomic interval acgtTGCGCCGTTCCTGCGCAAAGGCACGTACGCCTCCCCCGGCGCGTTTCACATGGCGTCCCAGAgcgacgccggcgtgctCATTGTCcttgcggtgctcgaccttgccgcacgcgccatcTCGATCGACCGCGCCCTGCAGATTGCGGCGCAGATCATCGCGTCCTCGTGgatcgaggcggcggcgcagaaaGAGCGACTCGCCCTCGCGATCCTTGCGACGTGCGACGCAAGTGACGACGCGGCGTATGTCGCGATGCACACGGTGAGCCGCGTCccgtcgccgaccgagcgcgtgccgctcgtcgaggtgctgggcgcgtcgcgcgacacgtcgcCCCGCACGCTGTACGAGCGGCTGCGTGTCGCCTCTCCGGGCGAGGtgcatgcggcgctgggcgcggcggcgcagtgcgtcgacctcggccaggtgctgctgcgcgacgcgctgacGCACGCCCCCCGTTTCtacctcgcgctcgacgagaagCGCACCAAGGCGCtctgcgcgtcgctcgtgcgtACCGCACggggcagcgacgcggcgcttgtgcgcctcgtcgacgacattgcgccgtacgtcgccgggccgagcgagcgtgcgccgctcccgagcgagacgccgcGGTGGGTCCTTACACAGCTCCTAGCCCACCGCGAGTTTGCGCAGTTCcacgcgctggccgcgcATATCGTGCGCCATccccgcctcggcgtgtgCCTCGGCGAAGAGGATGCGACAGCGCTTGtcctcgacgctgcgcggaCGTGGATCGAGCAGGCAACGACGTGCGACCCGCTGCACGCcccgctgcagcgcgcgtcCGAGTGCCTGAccgtcgcgccgcacacgcccgaggccgacgaggagcgtgccTTTCTCGCGATGCTgtcgcagctcgcgcgctaCCCCATTCCGTCGCTGGCCAATGCGACGCAGCCGCTTACGCCCCgtgagctgcgtgcgatcgACGACAAGCTGCTGGTCCTCGGCCGGATCCTGGCACTGCACTCGAGCGCGtaccgtgcgccgcagatccgcacgctcgcgcgggCGCTGACGCCCGGCGTGCCCCCCAAGGTCGCTGaggtgcgcatcgacgcgATGCTAGCAgacgctgcggccgccAACGGCGACTttgccgctgcgcgcgactTGTGCGACCGcacggccaaggccgccaagacgctgccgcgcgacacggcgcacgacgcggcgcacgatgcggcgtggcgcgcgtgctTCCAGCTGGCCAAGCACCCCGAGTggcacgacgagcgcgcgcgtgcgctcgtctTCGGCCAGGCCatggcgcttgcgccgcctgcgcagctcccccgcctcctcgacgcatggcgcgcacgcggcgcgcactcgggcgtgccgcccgcgccgagccagcGGCCGCAGCGGACACTGGCGCGgttcctcggcgcgccgacgcgccccgaggcgccggatccctcggcgcgtgccacgcgctcgctctTTGACCACCTCGGCCaggacgcgccgagcacgctgctgccgtCCAccacgtcgctgcgcgacgtggtcAACACCTCCTTCACGCGCGGCATGGGCTGGTGGATGGGCGAGAGCGAGCATGAAGCGCGGTAACTCCTACTTGTTCATATAGATACATACGCGCCCGGCTGGGCTTGTTtcgagcgtgtgcgcctcgagcgcgtgcgatgtgccgtcgagcgcgacgtgcatGGCGTACGTCGCTGTCCCGTCGAgccatgcgccgccgacctcgcgctggtTGAGCGTGActcggagcgcgcgctgctcctcctcgccaaGCACCAGGCGGATCATGGCGCTTGCGGTGCGGCGGGGCAGGTGGATCGCCTGCGGCACCgcatcggcgccgagcgcgatgcggacgttggcgagcagctcggacGCGTCGGGATCCGCGTACAGCTGCAGGCTCACGGCCTCCGCAAAGCacggcagcggctcgtgcgccggcttggccgtggcggccgccggcgcagtGAGCGCGGCAGGGTGCGTGGGCCACGTCCGGTTCTCGACGCCCTGCACGACCTGCTCCAGCGTCacggcaggcgcggcaggcgcggcaggcgccggcgg includes:
- a CDS encoding uncharacterized protein (EggNog:ENOG503Q386; COG:S), with the translated sequence MEEDRMGEQRRALLAALPAPAASVAQQLEQEQDAWWVAAAAVAAVRAAGDAWTADEAAHVLATGTARTAAFDGEVQTALENGSLKEWLQGQDRWPRLLLRRRLWHMQWLLRIPLARGSTAHVAGDLAALAELPLLEHAHNVCLAGNAVALRALLGAHVGIARALFPYRFLLLHALLTAGGVGADELLELRLLPGTKLPVEDCESGAWIELATKAMSPAAAAALWVEHPHVLELLAERGYAPPPAAPPAPPAGLSEWYLDVVHELEARLGLVAQARALAEAGVRLSLVPLRAVAHELRFLEMLLATLGAGARRWNAAALHAADASTLLQCVVQQPLPVPDVVRMLEEHVAPFLRKGTYASPGAFHMASQSDAGVLIVLAVLDLAARAISIDRALQIAAQIIASSWIEAAAQKERLALAILATCDASDDAAYVAMHTVSRVPSPTERVPLVEVLGASRDTSPRTLYERLRVASPGEVHAALGAAAQCVDLGQVLLRDALTHAPRFYLALDEKRTKALCASLVRTARGSDAALVRLVDDIAPYVAGPSERAPLPSETPRWVLTQLLAHREFAQFHALAAHIVRHPRLGVCLGEEDATALVLDAARTWIEQATTCDPLHAPLQRASECLTVAPHTPEADEERAFLAMLSQLARYPIPSLANATQPLTPRELRAIDDKLLVLGRILALHSSAYRAPQIRTLARALTPGVPPKVAEVRIDAMLADAAAANGDFAAARDLCDRTAKAAKTLPRDTAHDAAHDAAWRACFQLAKHPEWHDERARALVFGQAMALAPPAQLPRLLDAWRARGAHSGVPPAPSQRPQRTLARFLGAPTRPEAPDPSARATRSLFDHLGQDAPSTLLPSTTSLRDVVNTSFTRGMGWWMGESEHEAR